In Fusobacterium canifelinum, a genomic segment contains:
- the groL gene encoding chaperonin GroEL (60 kDa chaperone family; promotes refolding of misfolded polypeptides especially under stressful conditions; forms two stacked rings of heptamers to form a barrel-shaped 14mer; ends can be capped by GroES; misfolded proteins enter the barrel where they are refolded when GroES binds) has product MAKIINFNDEARKKLEIGVNTLADAVKVTLGPRGRNVVLEKSYGAPLITNDGVTIAKEIELEDPFENMGAALVKEVAIKSNDVAGDGTTTATILAQAIVKEGLKMLSAGANPIFLKKGIELAAKEAIDVLKDKAKKIESNEEISQVASISAGDEEIGKLIAQAMAKVGETGVITVEEAKSLETTLETVEGMQFDKGYVSPYMVTDSERMTAELDNPLILLTDKKISSMKELLPLLEQTVQMSKPVLIVADDIEGEALTTLVINKLRGTLNVVAVKAPAFGDRRKAILEDIAILTGGEVISEEKGMKLEEATIEQLGKAKTVKVTKDLTVIVDGAGQQKDISARVNSIKSQIEETTSDYDKEKLQERLAKLSGGVAVIKVGAATEVEMKDKKLRIEDALNATRAAVEEGIVAGGGTILLDIIESMKDFNETGEIAMGIEIVKRALEAPIKQIAENCGLNGGVVLEKVRMSPKGFGFDAKNEKYVNMIESGIIDPAKVTRAAIQNSTSVASLLLTTEVVIANKKEEEKAPMGAGGMMPGMM; this is encoded by the coding sequence ATGGCAAAAATTATAAATTTTAATGATGAAGCTAGAAAGAAATTAGAAATTGGGGTTAATACACTTGCAGATGCTGTAAAAGTTACATTAGGACCAAGAGGAAGAAATGTAGTTCTTGAAAAATCTTATGGTGCTCCTTTAATTACTAATGATGGTGTTACAATAGCAAAAGAAATTGAATTAGAAGATCCATTTGAAAATATGGGAGCTGCCCTAGTTAAAGAAGTTGCTATTAAATCAAATGATGTTGCAGGAGATGGAACAACAACCGCTACAATCTTAGCACAAGCTATTGTTAAAGAAGGATTAAAAATGTTAAGTGCTGGAGCAAATCCAATTTTCTTAAAGAAAGGAATTGAACTTGCTGCCAAAGAAGCTATTGATGTTTTAAAAGATAAAGCTAAAAAAATTGAATCTAATGAAGAAATTTCACAAGTTGCTTCAATTTCAGCTGGTGATGAAGAAATAGGTAAATTAATTGCTCAAGCTATGGCAAAAGTTGGTGAAACAGGAGTAATAACTGTTGAAGAAGCAAAATCTTTAGAAACAACTTTAGAAACAGTTGAAGGAATGCAATTTGATAAAGGCTATGTTTCTCCATATATGGTTACAGATTCTGAAAGAATGACAGCAGAACTTGATAATCCTTTAATCTTATTAACAGATAAAAAGATTTCTTCAATGAAAGAATTATTACCTTTACTTGAACAAACAGTACAAATGTCTAAACCTGTTTTAATTGTTGCTGATGATATTGAAGGAGAAGCTCTAACTACTCTTGTTATAAATAAATTAAGAGGAACTTTAAATGTTGTTGCTGTTAAAGCTCCTGCATTTGGAGATAGAAGAAAAGCTATACTTGAAGATATTGCCATTTTAACTGGTGGAGAAGTTATATCAGAAGAAAAAGGAATGAAATTAGAAGAAGCTACTATTGAACAACTGGGAAAAGCTAAGACTGTTAAAGTTACAAAAGATTTAACAGTAATTGTTGATGGTGCTGGACAACAAAAAGATATTTCTGCAAGAGTTAATTCAATAAAATCTCAAATAGAAGAAACTACTTCTGACTATGATAAAGAAAAATTACAAGAAAGACTTGCTAAATTATCTGGTGGAGTTGCAGTTATAAAAGTTGGAGCTGCTACAGAAGTTGAAATGAAAGATAAAAAATTAAGAATAGAAGATGCTTTAAATGCAACAAGAGCTGCTGTTGAAGAAGGAATAGTCGCAGGTGGAGGAACTATCTTACTTGATATTATTGAATCAATGAAAGATTTTAATGAAACTGGTGAAATAGCTATGGGTATTGAAATAGTTAAAAGAGCTTTAGAAGCACCTATTAAACAAATAGCTGAAAACTGTGGATTAAATGGTGGAGTAGTTTTAGAAAAAGTAAGAATGTCTCCAAAAGGTTTTGGATTTGATGCTAAAAATGAAAAGTATGTTAATATGATAGAATCTGGAATTATTGACCCAGCAAAAGTTACAAGAGCTGCTATACAAAATTCTACTTCTGTTGCTTCTCTACTTCTAACTACTGAAGTTGTTATAGCAAATAAAAAAGAAGAAGAAAAAGCTCCAATGGGTGCTGGTGGAATGATGCCAGGAATGATGTAA
- a CDS encoding metal ABC transporter permease, producing the protein MSAGLTIQLIAILISVACSLLGVFLVLRSMSMLTDAISHTILLGIVLSFFITHKLDSPLLIIGATLVGLLTVYLVELITDTNLVKEDAAIGIVLSVLFSIAVVLISKYTANIHLDIDTVLLGEIAFAPFHTEEIFDFKIASGIINGLAILILNLLVITVFFKEIKISIFDRALALTLGLLPEVFHYLLMSLVSVTAVVSFDVVGAILMISFMIGPATTAYMISKNLKMMLIYSALIGAISSILGYHLAVFLDVSISGSIAVVIGVIFFVVLFGKKIKNKINNL; encoded by the coding sequence ATGAGTGCAGGATTAACGATACAACTGATTGCTATTTTAATATCAGTAGCTTGTTCATTGTTAGGAGTATTTTTAGTTCTAAGGTCAATGAGCATGCTTACAGATGCAATTAGCCATACTATTTTATTAGGAATAGTACTTTCATTTTTTATAACTCATAAATTAGATTCACCTTTACTTATTATAGGAGCAACTTTGGTAGGACTTTTAACTGTTTATTTGGTTGAGTTAATAACAGATACTAATTTAGTAAAAGAAGATGCTGCAATAGGAATAGTATTATCAGTTTTATTTAGTATTGCAGTTGTTCTTATATCTAAATATACAGCAAATATACATTTAGATATAGATACAGTTCTATTAGGAGAAATTGCTTTTGCACCTTTTCATACAGAAGAAATATTTGACTTTAAGATTGCCAGTGGAATTATAAATGGACTTGCAATTTTAATTCTTAATTTATTAGTGATTACTGTATTTTTTAAAGAAATAAAAATATCAATTTTTGATAGAGCCTTAGCACTGACATTAGGGCTACTTCCAGAAGTATTTCATTATTTATTAATGAGCTTAGTGTCTGTAACAGCAGTAGTTTCTTTTGATGTTGTAGGGGCAATATTGATGATTTCTTTTATGATAGGACCTGCTACAACAGCTTATATGATTTCTAAAAATTTAAAGATGATGTTAATTTATAGTGCTTTAATTGGAGCTATATCATCAATATTAGGTTATCATTTAGCAGTATTTTTAGATGTTTCAATTTCTGGTAGTATAGCAGTTGTAATTGGAGTAATATTCTTCGTGGTGCTATTTGGAAAGAAAATAAAAAATAAAATAAATAATCTATAG
- a CDS encoding permease, translated as MMIWDFVQNQILGMKWMNTLIGNLLEKAGIDTSARMGGSVQFFLYDVLKITILLCILIFMISYIQSYFPPERSKKLMGRFHGVWANCIAALLGTVTPFCSCSSIPLFIGFTSAGLSLGVTFSFLISSPMVDLGSLVLLMSIFGSKVAIIYVIVGLIIAVIGGTIIEKLDLENEVEEFVRKANAVDINMDEPTQKERISFAKQQVIETFKKVFLYILIGVGIGAVIHNWIPKSWVEKILGNNNPFGVILATLVGIPMYADIFGTIPVAEALLAKGAQLGTILSFMMGVTTLSLPSIIMLRKAVKPKLIWIFIVICAIGIVIVGYFFNKIQYLLV; from the coding sequence ATGATGATTTGGGATTTTGTTCAAAACCAGATTCTGGGAATGAAGTGGATGAATACGCTAATTGGAAATTTATTAGAGAAAGCAGGAATTGATACTTCAGCCAGAATGGGGGGAAGTGTACAGTTTTTCCTATATGATGTTTTGAAGATTACTATACTACTTTGCATCTTGATTTTTATGATTTCATATATTCAAAGCTACTTTCCACCAGAGCGAAGCAAGAAGCTTATGGGGCGTTTTCATGGAGTATGGGCAAACTGTATTGCAGCATTGCTTGGCACAGTGACACCATTTTGTTCCTGCTCGTCTATTCCACTTTTTATCGGATTTACCAGTGCGGGGCTTTCATTAGGTGTGACATTTTCCTTTTTGATTTCATCACCAATGGTAGACTTAGGGAGCCTTGTTTTACTGATGAGTATCTTTGGTTCTAAAGTTGCTATCATATATGTGATTGTAGGGCTTATTATTGCAGTGATAGGTGGAACGATTATTGAAAAACTGGATTTAGAAAATGAAGTGGAAGAATTTGTTCGAAAAGCGAATGCAGTCGATATCAATATGGATGAACCGACGCAAAAAGAAAGGATTTCTTTTGCAAAACAACAAGTTATAGAGACGTTTAAGAAAGTATTTCTCTATATTTTGATTGGCGTTGGAATAGGAGCTGTTATTCACAATTGGATCCCAAAGAGTTGGGTAGAAAAGATTCTTGGCAATAATAATCCATTTGGTGTAATTCTGGCAACGCTGGTTGGTATTCCTATGTATGCAGATATTTTTGGTACGATACCAGTAGCAGAGGCGCTACTTGCAAAAGGTGCACAACTTGGAACAATTTTAAGCTTTATGATGGGTGTAACTACACTTTCCTTACCATCAATAATTATGCTTAGAAAAGCAGTAAAACCGAAGTTAATTTGGATTTTTATTGTAATATGTGCTATTGGAATTGTTATTGTAGGGTATTTCTTTAATAAAATTCAGTATCTATTAGTTTAG
- the rpe gene encoding ribulose-phosphate 3-epimerase: protein MTSGIKIAPSILSSDFSKLGEEVMAIDKAGADYIHIDVMDGQFVPNLTFGPPVIKCIRKCTKLVFDVHLMIDKPERYIEDFVKVGADIVVVHAESTIHLHRVIQQIKSFGVKAGISLNPSTPEEVLKYVINDIDMVLVMSVNPGFGGQKFIPAVVEKIKAIKKMRADIDIEVDGGITDETIKVCADAGANIFVAGSYVFSGDYKERIDLLKIKAK from the coding sequence ATGACTAGTGGGATTAAAATAGCCCCATCCATATTATCAAGTGATTTTTCAAAACTTGGTGAGGAGGTTATGGCTATTGACAAGGCAGGAGCAGATTATATTCATATAGATGTTATGGATGGACAATTTGTACCTAACCTAACTTTTGGACCTCCTGTAATAAAATGTATTAGAAAATGTACTAAGCTTGTGTTTGATGTACATTTGATGATAGATAAACCAGAAAGATATATTGAAGATTTTGTGAAAGTAGGAGCAGATATTGTTGTTGTACATGCAGAATCAACAATACATTTACATAGAGTTATACAACAAATAAAATCTTTTGGAGTTAAGGCAGGAATATCATTAAATCCATCTACACCAGAAGAAGTGTTGAAATATGTCATAAATGATATTGACATGGTATTAGTTATGAGTGTAAACCCTGGTTTTGGTGGACAAAAATTCATACCAGCAGTTGTTGAAAAAATTAAGGCAATAAAGAAAATGAGAGCAGATATAGATATAGAAGTAGATGGTGGAATTACAGATGAAACTATAAAAGTTTGTGCAGATGCAGGAGCTAATATATTTGTAGCAGGTTCTTATGTATTTTCAGGAGATTATAAAGAAAGAATAGATTTATTAAAAATAAAAGCTAAATAG
- a CDS encoding cysteine hydrolase, whose translation MKKTALIVIDIQNDITKNYKDIIDNINKAIDIAKVNKWHVVYIKHNDLTPSAKYFKPETKGAELVPDLNVISNNIFIKSKGNALKSKEFKSFIDTNEITEFYITGADATECVKSTCYNMTKSGYIVHVISDGITSYNKAKIPEMIEYYLKKGCDIIKLNELKEI comes from the coding sequence ATGAAAAAAACAGCTTTAATCGTAATTGATATTCAAAACGATATTACTAAAAATTACAAAGATATAATAGACAACATTAACAAAGCTATAGACATTGCAAAAGTTAATAAATGGCATGTTGTTTATATAAAACATAACGATTTAACCCCAAGTGCTAAATATTTTAAACCAGAAACTAAAGGAGCTGAACTTGTTCCTGATTTAAATGTGATTTCAAATAATATATTTATTAAAAGCAAAGGGAATGCTCTAAAATCTAAGGAGTTTAAGTCTTTTATTGATACTAATGAAATTACTGAGTTTTATATCACAGGAGCAGATGCTACTGAATGTGTAAAATCTACTTGCTATAATATGACAAAATCAGGATATATTGTACATGTCATTTCTGATGGAATAACAAGTTATAACAAAGCAAAGATTCCTGAAATGATAGAATACTATTTAAAAAAAGGCTGTGATATTATAAAACTAAATGAATTAAAGGAAATATAA
- a CDS encoding co-chaperone GroES has product MNIKPIGERVLLKPIKKEEKTKSGILLSSKSSNTDTKNQAEVVALGKGEKLEGIKVGDKVIFNKFSGNEIEDGDLKYLIVNAEDILAIIG; this is encoded by the coding sequence ATGAATATCAAACCTATTGGAGAAAGAGTTTTATTAAAGCCAATTAAAAAAGAAGAAAAGACTAAGAGTGGTATATTACTTAGCTCAAAATCATCTAATACAGATACAAAAAATCAAGCAGAAGTTGTTGCTTTAGGAAAAGGAGAAAAATTAGAAGGAATCAAAGTTGGAGATAAAGTAATTTTCAACAAATTTTCTGGGAATGAAATAGAAGATGGAGATTTAAAATATTTGATAGTTAATGCAGAAGATATTTTAGCTATTATTGGATAA
- a CDS encoding ArsR/SmtB family transcription factor, giving the protein MNIIDIALICKALGDSNRLQIIQMLSDGEKCGCKLLEAFEITQPTLSHHMKILNECGLVNYWKEGRWHHYSLNCETLNTFKIFIEGLSCYKEEGGCSQ; this is encoded by the coding sequence ATGAATATAATAGATATAGCATTAATTTGTAAAGCTTTGGGAGATAGTAACAGATTGCAGATTATCCAAATGCTCTCCGATGGGGAAAAATGTGGTTGTAAACTATTGGAGGCATTTGAAATTACACAGCCAACACTATCTCATCATATGAAAATTTTAAATGAATGTGGATTGGTGAATTACTGGAAAGAAGGTAGATGGCATCATTATTCCTTGAATTGTGAGACCTTGAATACTTTTAAAATTTTTATTGAAGGATTATCTTGCTACAAAGAAGAAGGCGGGTGCAGTCAATGA
- a CDS encoding YbaK/EbsC family protein, which yields MSIEAVRKHLEKYGLDNKIREFKKSTATVEEAAEVNSCEPARIAKSLSFIINDVPTIIVVAGDAKINNQKFKAKFKTKAKMIAGSDVENLIGHPVGGVCPFGIKDNVKVYLDESMKRFKTMLPACGTSNSAIELTLEELEKASNYIEWIDVCQI from the coding sequence ATGTCAATAGAAGCAGTTAGAAAACATTTAGAAAAATATGGTTTAGATAATAAAATAAGAGAATTTAAAAAATCAACAGCAACAGTTGAAGAAGCAGCAGAAGTTAATTCTTGTGAGCCAGCTAGAATAGCAAAGTCTTTATCATTTATAATAAATGATGTTCCAACTATTATAGTTGTTGCAGGAGATGCAAAAATTAATAATCAAAAATTTAAGGCTAAATTTAAAACTAAGGCTAAAATGATTGCAGGTAGTGATGTTGAAAATTTAATAGGTCATCCAGTTGGAGGAGTCTGCCCATTTGGTATCAAAGATAATGTGAAAGTTTATTTAGATGAATCAATGAAAAGGTTTAAAACTATGCTTCCAGCTTGTGGAACTTCAAATAGTGCTATTGAACTTACTCTTGAAGAACTTGAAAAAGCTTCAAATTATATTGAATGGATAGATGTTTGTCAAATTTAG
- a CDS encoding ATP-binding protein — translation MLKKESELKNRSHYLEKLIEFKDTDFVKIITGIRRCGKSSLMKLMIKHLLENGVEKEQIIQINFESIEFKKMNVQNLYNYVKSNLPKDKKAYLFFDEIQKISEWQDAINSFRVDFECDIYITGSNAFLLSSEYATYLAGRSVEIEVFPLSFIEFIDFHGYKIIEKKNLVGGITRKVENENGETYEIKELLEAYMTFGGMPSLTEVPLEIDKALTILDGIYSSVVIRDILEREKQRGRRQVTDSSLLRKIIMFLADNIGNNTSINSISNILLNEKLIETKPAVQTVQSYVSTLLEAYIFYKIKRFDIKGKEYLKTLGKYYIVDIGLRNYLLGFRNRDIGHSIENIVYFELLRRGYDVAIGKIGENEIDFIATNINTKIYIQVSENMSTSSIREREIASFYKIQDNFEKIVITNDESYLGIQDGIKIIRLVDFLLDENIL, via the coding sequence ATGTTAAAAAAAGAAAGTGAACTAAAAAATCGTAGTCACTATCTAGAAAAACTTATAGAATTTAAAGATACTGATTTTGTAAAAATTATTACAGGTATTCGCCGTTGTGGAAAATCAAGTCTAATGAAATTAATGATAAAACACCTTTTAGAAAATGGAGTTGAAAAAGAACAGATTATACAAATAAATTTTGAGTCAATAGAATTTAAAAAAATGAATGTTCAAAACTTATACAATTATGTAAAAAGTAACTTACCAAAAGATAAAAAAGCTTATTTGTTTTTTGATGAAATACAAAAAATTTCAGAATGGCAAGATGCTATAAACTCCTTTAGAGTAGATTTTGAATGTGATATTTATATAACAGGTTCCAATGCTTTTTTGTTATCAAGTGAATATGCAACTTACTTAGCAGGAAGAAGTGTTGAGATTGAAGTTTTTCCTTTATCTTTTATTGAATTTATTGATTTTCATGGATATAAAATTATTGAAAAGAAAAATTTAGTAGGAGGCATAACTAGAAAAGTTGAAAATGAAAATGGAGAAACTTATGAAATAAAAGAACTTCTTGAAGCATATATGACTTTTGGTGGAATGCCAAGTCTTACAGAAGTTCCTTTAGAAATAGATAAGGCTTTAACTATTCTTGATGGGATTTATTCAAGTGTTGTGATAAGAGATATTTTAGAGCGTGAAAAACAAAGAGGGAGAAGACAAGTAACAGATTCAAGTTTACTTAGAAAAATTATAATGTTTTTAGCAGATAACATTGGAAATAATACATCTATTAATTCTATTTCTAATATTTTATTAAATGAAAAATTAATAGAAACTAAACCTGCTGTTCAGACAGTACAGTCTTATGTTTCTACTCTTCTTGAAGCATATATATTTTATAAAATAAAAAGATTTGACATTAAAGGAAAAGAGTATTTGAAAACACTAGGAAAATATTATATTGTAGATATTGGTTTAAGGAATTATTTATTAGGATTTAGAAACAGAGACATAGGACATAGTATTGAAAATATTGTTTATTTTGAACTATTACGTCGCGGATACGATGTAGCAATAGGAAAAATAGGAGAAAATGAAATAGATTTTATAGCTACAAATATAAACACTAAAATTTATATACAAGTAAGTGAAAATATGTCTACCTCAAGTATAAGAGAAAGAGAGATAGCATCATTTTATAAAATTCAAGATAACTTTGAAAAAATAGTAATTACTAATGATGAAAGTTATCTAGGAATACAAGATGGAATTAAAATTATAAGATTAGTAGATTTTTTACTTGATGAAAATATATTATAG
- a CDS encoding PASTA domain-containing protein produces MKKFRKENEIDDLDLDNLEVEEKAIIDEEKDSKTKIGKIVLNIVLIIAIIKLGANVFERYYFNEFYYKAPNLLGLNIDEAKKTISKSALNIREMGEVYSDLPYGTVALQEPAEGTIVKRARNIKIWVSKESPSVFLDDLVGMNYIEASSLLNKNGMKVGEVKRIKSDLPINQVIATSPKSGEPISRGQQFDFLISNGLE; encoded by the coding sequence ATGAAAAAATTTAGAAAAGAAAATGAAATAGATGACTTAGATTTAGATAACTTAGAAGTTGAAGAAAAAGCAATAATAGATGAAGAAAAAGATAGTAAAACAAAAATAGGTAAAATAGTTTTAAATATAGTTTTAATAATAGCAATAATAAAATTAGGAGCTAATGTATTTGAAAGATATTATTTCAATGAATTTTACTATAAGGCACCAAATCTGTTAGGACTTAATATAGATGAAGCTAAGAAGACTATATCTAAGTCTGCTTTAAATATTAGAGAAATGGGAGAAGTTTATTCAGACTTACCTTATGGAACAGTTGCTTTGCAAGAGCCAGCAGAAGGAACTATTGTAAAGAGAGCAAGAAATATAAAAATATGGGTAAGTAAAGAATCTCCGTCAGTATTTTTAGATGATTTAGTTGGAATGAACTATATAGAAGCAAGCTCTTTGCTTAATAAAAATGGTATGAAAGTTGGAGAAGTAAAAAGAATAAAATCAGATTTACCTATCAATCAAGTTATTGCAACTTCCCCAAAAAGCGGAGAACCTATATCAAGAGGACAACAATTTGATTTTTTAATAAGTAATGGATTAGAATAA
- a CDS encoding arsenate reductase/protein-tyrosine-phosphatase family protein, with the protein MKKVAFICVHNSCRSQIAEALGKHLMITGDWMIQLENHMKNSLK; encoded by the coding sequence ATGAAGAAAGTAGCTTTCATTTGTGTCCATAATTCATGCAGAAGTCAGATTGCAGAAGCATTGGGAAAGCATTTGATGATAACTGGGGATTGGATGATCCAACTGGAAAATCACATGAAGAATTCACTGAAATAA
- a CDS encoding thioredoxin family protein, with amino-acid sequence MSLFRKKKEEKEMVKEQSNCTCGGTYNEESVEAAKENLSSGASVKVLGSGCDKCNALEKNVKEALSELGMTDEIDHVTDFGQIAAMGVMSTPALVIDNKVVSMGKVLSKDEVIKALKKIRG; translated from the coding sequence ATGAGCTTATTTAGAAAGAAAAAAGAAGAAAAGGAAATGGTTAAGGAACAATCTAACTGCACATGTGGAGGAACTTATAATGAAGAAAGTGTTGAGGCAGCGAAGGAAAATCTTTCATCAGGAGCAAGTGTCAAAGTTCTTGGTAGCGGTTGTGATAAATGCAATGCATTGGAGAAGAATGTGAAAGAAGCACTTAGCGAACTTGGCATGACAGATGAAATTGATCATGTTACTGATTTTGGTCAGATTGCAGCAATGGGGGTTATGAGCACACCTGCTCTAGTTATTGATAATAAAGTTGTTTCAATGGGGAAAGTATTAAGCAAGGATGAAGTGATAAAGGCATTAAAGAAAATAAGGGGATAG
- a CDS encoding DMT family transporter: protein MQENHKYNIYMFIATVFFGMTYVLTKICLNYSTEFHIISFRFLIAFVISLIFLQRKIFPIKIREILYSLILSLLLFFVFITMTIGVKYTSATNASFLISLSVIFIPFFSWIFNKEKPKKSIFVVLIIAVVGIMLLTLDKNLEFHIGDILCLICSLLFSFHIIITEKFVKNNNPITLGVLQFGGVALLSFLVQYPIEKFTLPKNENFWISLLILSVFCTALAYIIQNISQKKLSSTLIGFILSLEPIFSGIFGYFILNEYLSFQQYVGAFLLLVSVIYVSVKN, encoded by the coding sequence ATGCAAGAAAATCATAAATATAATATTTATATGTTTATTGCCACTGTCTTTTTTGGAATGACCTATGTTTTAACAAAAATATGTTTAAATTATTCAACAGAATTTCATATAATAAGCTTTAGATTTTTAATAGCTTTTGTAATATCGTTAATTTTTTTACAGAGAAAAATATTTCCAATAAAAATAAGAGAAATTTTATATTCTCTTATTTTGAGTCTTTTATTATTTTTTGTTTTTATAACAATGACTATTGGAGTAAAATATACTTCTGCAACTAATGCAAGTTTTTTAATAAGTTTATCAGTTATTTTCATTCCATTTTTTTCTTGGATTTTTAATAAAGAAAAACCTAAGAAAAGTATTTTTGTTGTGCTTATTATTGCAGTGGTAGGAATTATGCTACTAACATTAGATAAAAATTTAGAATTTCATATAGGAGATATTCTTTGTTTAATTTGCTCTTTACTTTTTTCATTTCATATAATAATAACTGAAAAATTTGTAAAAAATAATAATCCTATTACTCTTGGGGTATTACAATTTGGTGGAGTAGCTTTACTCTCTTTTCTTGTACAATATCCGATAGAAAAATTTACACTTCCTAAAAATGAAAATTTCTGGATTTCTTTGTTGATATTAAGTGTGTTTTGTACAGCACTCGCCTATATAATACAAAATATATCTCAAAAAAAATTATCATCTACATTGATAGGTTTTATTTTATCACTAGAACCCATTTTTTCAGGGATTTTTGGATATTTTATTTTAAATGAATATTTGAGTTTTCAACAGTATGTAGGAGCATTTTTACTATTAGTATCTGTTATTTATGTTTCTGTAAAAAATTAG
- the rsgA gene encoding ribosome small subunit-dependent GTPase A — MQGFYYVESNNEVFECKLRGILKKTNNKYNCVVGDRVEISEDNSIVEIFKRDNMLIRPIVANVDYLAIQFAAKHPNIDFERINLLLLTAFYYKVKPIVIVNKIDYLTEEELSELKEKLSFLEKISVPMFLISCQENKGLKEVENFLKDKITVIGGPSGVGKSSFINFLQSERILKTGEISERLQRGKHTTRDSNMIKMKAGGYIIDTPGFSSIEVPNIENREELISLFPEFSNIDSCKFLNCSHVHEPGCNVKREVEENKISKERYDFYKKTLEILLERWNRYD, encoded by the coding sequence ATTCAAGGCTTCTATTATGTAGAAAGTAATAATGAAGTTTTTGAATGTAAATTAAGAGGAATTTTAAAAAAAACTAATAATAAATATAATTGTGTTGTAGGAGATAGAGTTGAAATTTCAGAGGATAATTCAATAGTTGAAATATTTAAAAGAGATAATATGCTTATAAGACCTATTGTTGCAAATGTTGATTATTTAGCAATACAGTTTGCAGCAAAACATCCAAATATAGATTTTGAAAGAATAAATCTTTTGTTACTTACAGCATTTTATTATAAAGTAAAACCTATTGTTATTGTAAATAAAATTGATTATCTAACAGAAGAAGAATTATCTGAATTAAAAGAAAAATTATCTTTTTTAGAAAAAATATCTGTACCTATGTTCTTGATTTCTTGTCAAGAGAACAAAGGCTTAAAAGAAGTTGAAAATTTTTTAAAAGATAAAATAACTGTAATTGGTGGACCTAGTGGAGTAGGAAAATCAAGTTTTATTAATTTTTTACAAAGTGAAAGAATTTTAAAAACTGGTGAAATTAGTGAAAGATTACAAAGAGGGAAACATACAACAAGAGATTCTAATATGATTAAAATGAAAGCAGGTGGCTATATAATAGATACTCCTGGTTTTTCTTCAATAGAAGTTCCAAATATAGAAAATAGAGAAGAATTAATTTCATTATTTCCAGAATTCTCAAATATAGATAGTTGTAAATTTTTAAATTGTTCTCATGTACATGAACCAGGTTGTAATGTAAAAAGAGAAGTAGAAGAAAATAAAATATCAAAAGAGAGATATGATTTTTATAAAAAAACTTTAGAAATTTTATTAGAAAGGTGGAATCGGTATGACTAG